ACGGCTTGACTAAGTCCCATCGCTTTTTGCCTCTCTTTCCTCAACCAGCCAGCATGTTGCCGGCCAAATAGCCAATGATCGGAAAGCCGATCACCGGAACTCCAAAAATCAGTGCGCTCCAGAGCGCCTTGTACCTGGCTGCGACGCCACCGTCGCCGCCAGCCTGTCTGTTCTTCGTTTCCGCCGCCTGAAGCATGCCCTTCAGGATCTTCCAGTCGAGCCAGCCCATATAGAGGCCGACGGCGGCGCCGATCACACCGGCGAGCGAGATGCTCACGCCGCGCCCGGAGCCCAGCCCATGATCATCAGAACGGCTGCGACAACGACGACCATGCCAAGCGACAGCGGCAGGAACACTTTCCAGCCCAGACGCATCAGCTGGTCATAGCGGTAGCGCGGCACCATGGCCTTCACCATGGCGAACATGAAGAAGCCCAGGAAACACTTCAGCACGAACCAGACCACGCCCGGCACCCAGGTGAAGGGTGCGAAATCGAACGGCGGCAGCCATCCGCCCATGAAGAAGATCGTCATCAGGGCGCACATCAGGCAGATGGCGACATATTCACCGAGCATGAACATCATGTACGGGGTCGAGCCGTATTCCACCATGAAGCCGGCAACCAGCTCAGATTCCGCTTCGGCAAGGTCGAACGGCGGACGGTTGGTCTCGGCCAGGGCGGACACGAAGAAGACCACGAACATCGGGAACAACGGCAGCCAGTACCAGTTCAGGAAGGCGAGCCACGGCACGCCGAGCCAGGTCGCAAGACCCGTCTGCTGCGCCATCACGATACCGGAGAGGTTCAACGTACCGGCACAAAGCAGAACGGTCACGATCACGAAGCCGATCGACACCTCATAGGAAACCATCTGCGCCGCCGAGCGCAGCGCCGACAGGAACGGATATTTCGAGTTCGACGCCCAGCCACCGATGATGACGCCGTAGACTTCCAGCGAAGACACCGCGAAGACGAACAGGACGCCGATATTGATGTTCGAGATCACCCAGCCGTCCGCGACCGGGATCACGGCCCAGGCACTGAGCGCGAGCAGCACGGAGACCAGCGGCGCCAGCAGAAACAGGATCTTGTTGGAGCCTGCCGGAATGACCGGCTCCTTCAGAACGAATTTCAGAAGATCGGCGAAACTCTGCAGCAAGCCCCAGGGACCGACCACGTTCGGACCGCGCCGGATCTGCACGGCCGCCCAGATCTTGCGGTCGGCGTACAAGATGTAGGCGACAATCACCAGGAGCACGACCATCAGCACCACGCTTTGCAGTGCCATCACCAGGAATTGCCCCAGGTAGGTCGTCGTAAAGAACTCAACCATTTCGGTCCCCTACCCCTTATTCTGCAGCTTCTGCCGCCCGCGACTTCGCGAGCGCCGAACACTCGGCCATCACCTTGGAGGCGCGGGCGATCGGGTTGGTCAGATAAAAATCACGGATCACGTTGGCAAAGCCGGCGCTGTCCATCTTTGCCTTGGCATTGGCCAGCTGTTCAATGTCAGCGGCGGAGCCAGCCTCGATCATGTCGATCGAGGCCATGTGCGGGACAGCTTCAAAGAGCTTGCCGCGCAACTGGCTGAGCGAGTCGAAGTCGAGCGTCTGCGACAGGGTCGCGGACAGTGCCCGCAGGATCGCCCAATCCTCGCGCGCTTCACCCGGAGGGAACGCGGCGCGGTCGGCCATCTGGACGCGGCCTTCGGTGTTGACGTAGATCGCGGACTTCTCGGTGTAGGCCGCTCCCGGAAGGATCACGTCGGCCCGGTGTGCACCTCGGTCGCCATGGGTGCCCTGGTAGACGACAAAAGCGCCCTCGGGAACCTCGACCTCGTCGACGCCCAGCAGGAACAGGATGTCCATTGCCCCCGGCTCGAGCATGGCTCCGGTGTCCTTGCCGCCTTCGCCCGGGACAAAACCGAGATCCAGCGCACCAACCTGAGAGGCTTCGGTGTGCAGGATGTTGAAACCGTTCCAGCCGTCCTTGATCACGCCAAGCGATTTGGCGGCTGCGGCGATGGTCGCCATGACTTCCGCACCATCCGGACGGTTGAGCGCGCCCTGGCCGACAATGAACATCGGCCGCTCGGCTTTGGCCGGAGCATGTTCGACAAACTGCTTCAGGCTGTCCGGGCCGGCGCCGAGATAGGTCACCGGAAAGGTCAGGTCGGCGTTTTCACCGATCAGGCCGACATGCAGGTCGCCGCGGGTCCAGCGCTTGCGGATCCGGGCGTTCAGCACCGGTGCTTCCTGGCGCGGGTTGGTGCCGATCAGCATGATCGCGTCGGCATCTTCGATGCCTTGAATGGTGGAATTGAAGAGGTAGCTGGCGCGGCCGTTCTTCGGATGCAGCGGCGAGCCCGGGAAGCGGCTGTCGATATTGGTGACGCCGAGCTTTTCCATCAGGCTCTTCAGGGCGAACATCTCTTCAACGCCCGCCATCTGGCCAGCCAGTGCACCGATCCGGTCACTGGAAGCGCCCTTCACCTTGTCGGCGATGATCTGGAAGGCTTCGCCCCAGGAAACGGGCTGCAGCTTGCCGTCCTTCTTGGCGTAGGGCCGGTCGAGACGCTGGGTCTTCAGACCGTCCCAGATGTAGCGGGACTTGTCGGAGATCCACTCCTCGTTGACCTCTTCGTTGAGGCGCGGCATCACCCGCATGACTTCCTTGCCGCGGCTGTCGACGCGGATCGCAGACCCGACCGCGTCCATCACGTCAACGCTTTCGGTCTTGGTCAGCTCCCAGGGACGGGCATGGAATTCGTACGGCTTGTGGGTCAGCGCGCCCACCGGGCAAAGATCGGCGACATTGCCCTGCATTTCAGACGACAGGGCCGCATCGAGATAGGTGGTGATTTCCGCGTCTTCGCCGCGGCTGATCAGGCCCATGTCGGTGACGCCGCAGACTTCCGTGGTGAAACGGACGCAGCGGGTACAGTGAATGCAGCGCGTCATGATCGTCTTGATCAGCGGGCCGATTTCCTTGTTCTCGACCGCGCGCTTGTTCTCATGGAACCGTGACCCGTCGACACCATAGGCCATCGCCTGGTCCTGTAGGTCGCACTCACCGCCCTGATCGCAGATCGGGCAGTCCAACGGGTGGTTGATGAGCAGGAACTCCATCACCCCTTCGCGGGCCTTCTTGACCATCTCGGACTTGGTCTCGACCACCGGCGGTTCGCCGTTCGGGCCCGGACGCAGGTCCTTCACGCCCATGGCGCAG
This genomic interval from Labrenzia sp. VG12 contains the following:
- the nuoH gene encoding NADH-quinone oxidoreductase subunit NuoH; the protein is MVEFFTTTYLGQFLVMALQSVVLMVVLLVIVAYILYADRKIWAAVQIRRGPNVVGPWGLLQSFADLLKFVLKEPVIPAGSNKILFLLAPLVSVLLALSAWAVIPVADGWVISNINIGVLFVFAVSSLEVYGVIIGGWASNSKYPFLSALRSAAQMVSYEVSIGFVIVTVLLCAGTLNLSGIVMAQQTGLATWLGVPWLAFLNWYWLPLFPMFVVFFVSALAETNRPPFDLAEAESELVAGFMVEYGSTPYMMFMLGEYVAICLMCALMTIFFMGGWLPPFDFAPFTWVPGVVWFVLKCFLGFFMFAMVKAMVPRYRYDQLMRLGWKVFLPLSLGMVVVVAAVLMIMGWAPGAA
- the nuoG gene encoding NADH-quinone oxidoreductase subunit NuoG, producing the protein MTKLIIDGNEVDVPADYTLLQACEEAGAEVPRFCYHDRLSIAGNCRMCLVEVKGGPPKPTASCAMGVKDLRPGPNGEPPVVETKSEMVKKAREGVMEFLLINHPLDCPICDQGGECDLQDQAMAYGVDGSRFHENKRAVENKEIGPLIKTIMTRCIHCTRCVRFTTEVCGVTDMGLISRGEDAEITTYLDAALSSEMQGNVADLCPVGALTHKPYEFHARPWELTKTESVDVMDAVGSAIRVDSRGKEVMRVMPRLNEEVNEEWISDKSRYIWDGLKTQRLDRPYAKKDGKLQPVSWGEAFQIIADKVKGASSDRIGALAGQMAGVEEMFALKSLMEKLGVTNIDSRFPGSPLHPKNGRASYLFNSTIQGIEDADAIMLIGTNPRQEAPVLNARIRKRWTRGDLHVGLIGENADLTFPVTYLGAGPDSLKQFVEHAPAKAERPMFIVGQGALNRPDGAEVMATIAAAAKSLGVIKDGWNGFNILHTEASQVGALDLGFVPGEGGKDTGAMLEPGAMDILFLLGVDEVEVPEGAFVVYQGTHGDRGAHRADVILPGAAYTEKSAIYVNTEGRVQMADRAAFPPGEAREDWAILRALSATLSQTLDFDSLSQLRGKLFEAVPHMASIDMIEAGSAADIEQLANAKAKMDSAGFANVIRDFYLTNPIARASKVMAECSALAKSRAAEAAE